From Cecembia calidifontis, one genomic window encodes:
- a CDS encoding IS256 family transposase, translated as MKKEDLLNDDFLKQFRTAGELNSFLQQLQKRAVEKMLEGELDAHLGYEKHQNSDNPNSRNGYSTKTIKNTFGEAEIRVPRDRDGSFEPALVPKRRSMAEGVENVIISMYAKGMSNQDIEEQIRELYDINVSSSTISRVTGAVAEDIVAWRNRPLDPVYLIVWMDGISFKVRENSKVVNKTVYIAVGLRTNGLKEILGLWLGKNESSAFWMGVLTDLKARGVEDILITATDNLNGFTDTIKASFPQSVTQICVVHQIRNACRYVAWKDRRAFTRDMKEIYTAPTKDAAWAALNDFAKKWESKYAYAIKSWRDNWDELTVFFDYPAEIRKIIYTTNLIENLNGKIRKYTKNKLSFPTDDAVMKSVFLAAREASKKWTMPIRDWGAILNSFLLIFGDRVRLLDT; from the coding sequence ATGAAAAAAGAAGATCTCCTAAATGATGACTTCCTCAAGCAGTTCAGGACTGCCGGGGAGCTTAATTCCTTCCTTCAACAGCTTCAGAAAAGAGCCGTTGAGAAAATGCTTGAAGGCGAGCTGGATGCCCATCTTGGCTATGAAAAGCATCAGAATTCCGATAATCCCAATTCAAGGAACGGCTATTCCACCAAAACAATAAAAAACACATTTGGGGAAGCTGAAATCAGAGTCCCAAGAGACAGGGACGGCAGCTTTGAGCCTGCCCTTGTGCCCAAACGCAGAAGCATGGCGGAGGGCGTTGAAAACGTGATCATTTCCATGTATGCCAAGGGAATGTCAAACCAGGACATCGAAGAACAGATCCGGGAGCTTTATGACATCAATGTTTCCTCCTCCACCATCTCAAGGGTTACCGGTGCCGTAGCGGAGGATATTGTTGCATGGAGAAACAGGCCGCTTGACCCTGTATACCTGATCGTTTGGATGGATGGTATATCCTTCAAAGTCAGGGAGAACTCCAAAGTGGTCAACAAGACCGTTTATATTGCCGTTGGCCTCAGAACTAACGGCCTTAAAGAGATCCTAGGCCTTTGGCTTGGCAAGAATGAATCTTCGGCTTTCTGGATGGGGGTACTCACCGACCTGAAAGCCAGAGGGGTTGAAGATATTCTCATAACGGCAACTGACAACCTGAACGGGTTTACTGATACGATAAAAGCTTCATTCCCCCAATCAGTCACTCAGATATGTGTCGTCCACCAGATCAGAAACGCATGTAGATATGTCGCATGGAAAGACCGCAGGGCGTTTACAAGGGATATGAAGGAAATTTATACCGCCCCTACAAAAGATGCTGCTTGGGCTGCCCTGAACGATTTTGCCAAAAAATGGGAATCCAAATACGCTTATGCCATCAAAAGCTGGAGGGACAACTGGGATGAACTCACCGTTTTCTTCGATTACCCGGCTGAAATCCGTAAAATCATCTATACCACCAACCTGATTGAAAATCTCAATGGAAAGATCAGAAAATACACCAAAAACAAGCTCTCTTTCCCGACAGATGATGCCGTAATGAAGTCTGTTTTCCTGGCTGCAAGAGAAGCATCGAAAAAATGGACTATGCCTATCAGAGACTGGGGAGCTATTCTTAACAGTTTCCTGCTTATATTTGGTGATAGGGTCAGGCTTCTTGATACCTGA
- a CDS encoding SMP-30/gluconolactonase/LRE family protein — protein sequence MKKNITLFFVLLGCFTTLFAQEPIEDKKKIVAKNAKLTKVADGFSFTEGPAVHRNGDVYFTDQPNNRIMRWSATRNEVSVFMEDAGRSNGMFFDRRGNLITCADLENQLWSIDDKGNHTVLIENFKGKLLNGPNDLWVAPNGGIYFTDPLYKRPYWTRNPEMQQDGEHLYYLAPDRLQFFRVDENLVKPNGIIGTPDGKKLYVADIGANKTYVYDIEEDGYLKNRRLFCEMGSDGMTIDFRGNVYLTGKGVTVFSPNGEKIAHIPVPENWTANVVLGGTDRKTLFITAMGAVYTLNMKVRGVY from the coding sequence ATGAAAAAAAACATCACCTTGTTTTTCGTTTTATTGGGGTGTTTCACCACCCTTTTTGCCCAGGAACCGATAGAAGACAAAAAGAAAATCGTAGCCAAAAATGCAAAGCTCACTAAAGTAGCAGATGGCTTTTCCTTCACAGAAGGACCTGCTGTTCACAGAAATGGGGATGTTTATTTCACAGACCAACCCAACAACCGGATCATGAGGTGGTCTGCTACCCGAAATGAGGTTAGCGTATTCATGGAAGATGCTGGAAGGTCCAACGGTATGTTTTTTGACCGCAGGGGAAATCTTATTACCTGCGCAGACCTTGAAAACCAACTTTGGTCCATTGACGACAAAGGAAATCATACCGTCCTCATCGAAAATTTCAAAGGAAAGTTACTCAATGGCCCCAATGACCTTTGGGTTGCACCTAACGGGGGCATTTATTTCACAGATCCATTGTACAAAAGACCGTACTGGACCAGAAATCCAGAAATGCAGCAAGATGGGGAACACCTGTATTACCTTGCTCCAGACCGTCTGCAGTTTTTTAGGGTTGATGAAAACCTTGTAAAACCCAATGGAATTATCGGAACCCCGGATGGCAAAAAACTTTATGTGGCCGATATTGGCGCCAATAAAACTTACGTCTACGATATCGAAGAGGATGGTTACTTGAAAAACAGGAGACTTTTCTGTGAGATGGGCTCTGACGGCATGACGATAGACTTTAGAGGAAATGTTTATCTAACCGGTAAAGGAGTGACCGTCTTTAGCCCAAATGGAGAGAAAATCGCACATATTCCCGTTCCTGAAAACTGGACAGCCAATGTGGTTTTGGGAGGTACGGATAGAAAAACCCTCTTTATCACCGCCATGGGGGCTGTTTACACCCTGAACATGAAAGTCAGAGGGGTCTATTGA
- a CDS encoding IS30 family transposase → MNKFKHLSQEQRYQIEALFRNGTSQTKIAAIIGVNKSTVSRELQRNTGKRGRYSGEYKAAVAQNRTDERHRLKRKRIKFTESLKEEARKFLVVDKLSPELISVTWKKQGKEGVCHETLYNWIFTAKKSSHWRYRRDRELYKNLRHGKRKRKRGNYRHTRGIIRERVPIDQRPPVVEKRQRIGDIEVDLMMGKNHKSALLVLVDRATLVTTIEKLDGKNADIIEQKIAKRIQRIGASFFKSITFDNDMAFANHYKIRDKFNIPTFFTRPYTSQDKGTVENRIGLIRAFLPKGTDLNQISREQIQNIETKINNRPIRKFNYLSPIECLMKKLGVAFMT, encoded by the coding sequence ATGAATAAATTTAAACATCTCAGCCAGGAACAAAGGTACCAAATAGAGGCTTTATTTAGAAACGGAACTTCCCAGACCAAAATCGCTGCGATTATCGGTGTCAACAAAAGTACTGTATCCAGAGAACTTCAAAGAAATACCGGCAAGAGGGGCCGTTATAGCGGTGAATATAAGGCTGCAGTTGCCCAGAACCGTACAGACGAAAGACATAGACTCAAGAGAAAGCGAATCAAATTTACCGAGTCCCTTAAAGAAGAGGCCCGCAAATTCCTTGTTGTTGACAAATTGAGCCCAGAGCTAATATCGGTCACCTGGAAGAAACAAGGTAAAGAAGGGGTTTGTCATGAGACACTCTACAACTGGATATTTACTGCCAAAAAAAGTAGCCATTGGAGATACCGAAGGGACAGGGAGCTTTACAAGAATCTCCGGCATGGTAAAAGAAAGCGTAAGAGAGGTAATTACAGGCATACCAGAGGAATTATCAGGGAGAGAGTTCCAATTGACCAAAGGCCTCCTGTAGTTGAAAAAAGACAAAGGATAGGAGATATTGAAGTAGACCTTATGATGGGGAAAAACCACAAATCAGCTCTTTTGGTACTGGTGGACAGGGCAACCTTGGTTACTACCATAGAGAAACTTGATGGTAAAAATGCAGATATCATTGAACAGAAAATAGCAAAGAGAATACAGAGAATTGGTGCTTCGTTCTTCAAATCAATCACTTTCGATAATGATATGGCATTCGCAAACCATTATAAAATCAGAGATAAATTCAATATCCCAACATTCTTTACAAGACCATACACTTCACAGGATAAAGGAACAGTGGAAAACAGAATCGGACTTATCAGGGCTTTCCTGCCAAAGGGTACTGACCTCAATCAAATCTCTCGGGAACAGATCCAAAATATAGAAACCAAAATCAATAACAGGCCAATAAGAAAGTTTAATTATCTTAGTCCTATCGAATGTCTAATGAAAAAATTAGGCGTTGCATTTATGACTTGA
- a CDS encoding AbgT family transporter, with amino-acid sequence MSNVAQKPKTFLDRFLDFIEKAGNKLPDPAMLFFFLMLITWVLSALLSPIDFGAIDPRSGNELRIQNLLTGPQLASFLANMTNVFINFPPLGVVLLAMLGVGVAEHSGFINAGLKFLLGITPRMLLTPILVLVAIVSHTAADAGYVLVIPLGGVIFYAAGRHPLAGIAAAFAGVSGGFSANFIPSSIDPLIQSFTQSAARIMDPEILLNPLNNIYFTGLSSVVVIAVVWYLTDRVIEPRLNKNVKVDDNLEDIPTMDRLNEKEQKSFWIAFFTMFALLILLVLWAIPNDSALRDPEGELTSFGAPLMKSIVPLIFVVFWIPGLVYGFASGTYKSLKDMVASMSKAMGSMAYYIVMAFFCALFINAFTLSNIGSLTALKGANFLQALDLPAQVTIVGIVILTAFVNLLVGSASAKWALISPIFVPMLMQLGISPDLTQAAYRVGDSVSNIITPLLPYFPLIVVFCQKYVKSTGIGTLVSIMLPYSLVLLVTWTLFLLLYWTIGIPLGLQAIYEYLMVP; translated from the coding sequence ATGAGCAACGTCGCGCAAAAGCCGAAAACCTTTTTGGATAGATTTCTGGATTTCATTGAAAAAGCAGGAAATAAACTGCCGGATCCGGCCATGTTGTTTTTCTTTTTGATGCTCATCACCTGGGTATTATCAGCATTGCTGTCTCCGATTGACTTTGGCGCAATTGATCCCAGATCGGGCAACGAACTGCGCATCCAAAACTTGCTGACAGGTCCCCAGTTGGCCTCATTTTTGGCCAATATGACCAATGTTTTTATCAATTTTCCGCCTTTGGGAGTGGTTTTATTGGCGATGCTGGGGGTGGGAGTGGCCGAGCATTCAGGATTTATCAATGCCGGACTAAAATTCTTATTGGGTATTACACCGAGGATGCTCCTAACACCGATTTTGGTCTTGGTAGCAATAGTCAGCCATACGGCTGCCGATGCGGGATATGTGTTGGTGATTCCATTGGGCGGCGTGATCTTTTATGCTGCAGGGCGACATCCATTGGCGGGTATTGCGGCTGCCTTTGCTGGCGTCTCCGGGGGCTTCAGTGCCAACTTTATCCCATCCAGTATAGATCCTTTGATCCAGAGTTTTACCCAATCCGCGGCCAGGATCATGGATCCGGAGATTTTGCTCAATCCGCTTAACAATATCTATTTCACAGGGCTTTCCAGCGTTGTTGTAATTGCGGTAGTTTGGTACCTGACAGATAGGGTAATTGAGCCCAGATTGAATAAGAATGTCAAGGTGGATGACAATTTGGAAGACATTCCTACCATGGACAGGCTGAACGAAAAGGAGCAAAAGTCTTTTTGGATCGCTTTTTTCACCATGTTTGCCCTGTTGATTTTATTGGTGCTTTGGGCTATCCCGAATGATTCTGCATTAAGGGATCCTGAAGGCGAACTCACCTCATTTGGTGCACCCTTGATGAAATCCATAGTTCCTTTGATATTTGTTGTTTTCTGGATTCCCGGCTTGGTTTATGGTTTTGCCAGTGGAACCTATAAATCCCTCAAGGATATGGTGGCATCTATGAGTAAGGCCATGGGAAGTATGGCTTATTATATTGTGATGGCCTTTTTCTGTGCTTTGTTTATCAATGCCTTTACCCTTTCCAACATCGGCTCTTTGACAGCATTAAAAGGAGCTAATTTTCTACAGGCTTTGGACCTCCCCGCTCAGGTGACTATTGTCGGCATTGTGATTTTGACGGCCTTTGTAAATCTCCTTGTAGGTTCAGCTTCTGCCAAATGGGCTTTGATCAGTCCGATTTTTGTTCCCATGTTGATGCAGTTGGGAATATCTCCTGATCTGACCCAGGCCGCATACCGGGTAGGGGATTCGGTTTCCAATATCATCACGCCTCTATTGCCTTATTTTCCTCTGATTGTGGTGTTCTGTCAGAAGTATGTCAAATCTACAGGAATAGGTACATTGGTTTCCATCATGTTGCCTTATTCTCTGGTGCTTTTGGTGACATGGACCTTGTTTTTACTCTTGTACTGGACGATTGGGATACCATTGGGGCTTCAGGCGATTTATGAGTATTTGATGGTACCTTAG
- a CDS encoding oxygenase MpaB family protein, which translates to MNKLKLYQNQELDKLRELGDPLGDQVVLFLFEHPNWIDVFNSWSEFPRSEEIGRLPELFSYYLRSFKVLPDWLDEKKVTLAQEFFQKEGNLYLSMLGFYSLPYCYAFADGAQVLVRSKRITDEIGMRLSETALFLLDSFRPGTFLGDDRCMLTLAKVRLIHAFSRLFVQKYSKDWNETWGLPINQEDMLGTNLAFSLLVMRGLEKLGRYPGKQIAEAVLHYWKVIGWYLGISVDFWPETAKEAFELERIIRKRHLKSSEAGHILIQALLDYYKNTIHDPALADRAEALVAYFVGNEAAEALGISDNLVLPKEVYGLLLEFSFFRQYGAGSSYDKIRRIFMEQSKIQFGRIPELKLPTRKRS; encoded by the coding sequence GTGAACAAACTCAAATTATATCAAAATCAGGAACTGGATAAGCTCAGGGAACTGGGAGATCCTTTAGGCGATCAGGTAGTGTTATTCCTTTTTGAACATCCGAACTGGATAGATGTTTTTAATTCCTGGTCAGAGTTTCCAAGGTCAGAAGAAATAGGTCGTTTACCTGAGCTTTTTTCATATTACCTTAGATCTTTTAAGGTTTTGCCTGACTGGCTGGATGAAAAAAAGGTGACTTTGGCACAGGAATTTTTTCAAAAGGAGGGTAATCTCTACCTTTCTATGCTTGGCTTTTACTCACTTCCTTACTGTTATGCCTTTGCCGATGGGGCGCAGGTTTTGGTGAGGTCAAAGAGAATTACTGATGAGATAGGCATGCGGCTTTCTGAGACAGCGCTATTTCTATTGGACAGTTTCAGGCCTGGAACTTTCTTAGGTGATGATAGGTGCATGTTGACTTTGGCAAAAGTCAGGCTGATCCATGCCTTTAGCAGGTTATTTGTACAAAAATATAGCAAGGACTGGAATGAAACTTGGGGTCTGCCCATCAATCAGGAAGATATGTTGGGGACCAATCTGGCCTTTAGCTTGTTGGTGATGCGCGGACTGGAAAAACTGGGGAGGTATCCGGGTAAGCAGATTGCGGAAGCTGTGCTGCATTATTGGAAAGTTATCGGTTGGTATTTGGGGATTTCCGTTGACTTTTGGCCAGAAACTGCAAAGGAAGCTTTTGAATTGGAAAGAATCATAAGGAAAAGGCATTTAAAATCCTCTGAAGCAGGCCACATTCTGATACAGGCTTTGTTGGACTATTACAAAAACACTATCCACGATCCCGCCCTGGCTGACAGGGCAGAAGCTTTGGTAGCCTATTTTGTTGGAAATGAGGCTGCCGAGGCTTTGGGAATCAGCGACAATTTGGTATTGCCCAAAGAGGTATATGGTCTTTTGTTAGAATTCAGTTTTTTCAGGCAGTATGGGGCTGGAAGTTCTTATGATAAAATCCGAAGGATTTTTATGGAGCAGAGTAAAATTCAATTCGGAAGGATACCTGAATTGAAATTACCTACCAGGAAGCGTTCATAA
- a CDS encoding DUF2752 domain-containing protein: MKRIATIWQLLPVELIFWIGALIGILLIDPYGPHHFSLCPLDNLGLEWCPGCGLGRAMSLLAKGDIQASWSMHPLAMFAFAVILYRIIQLIRNIKTTKHYG, translated from the coding sequence ATGAAAAGAATCGCTACAATATGGCAACTTCTTCCTGTGGAGTTGATCTTTTGGATAGGGGCCTTGATCGGTATCCTGCTGATTGATCCTTATGGTCCACATCATTTCAGTCTATGTCCTTTGGATAATCTGGGTTTGGAATGGTGTCCTGGTTGCGGCCTGGGCAGAGCCATGAGTTTGCTGGCAAAAGGGGACATACAAGCCTCTTGGTCTATGCATCCCTTGGCTATGTTTGCCTTTGCTGTGATTCTTTACAGGATTATTCAACTCATAAGAAACATCAAAACAACAAAACACTATGGCTAA
- a CDS encoding TM2 domain-containing protein: MANVLRHLPELEGMELGYIQGILKNMDDEQASLFAQVYRARRKDNQMILILCLLGFFGFAGLHRFILGQIGLGILYILTLGLCFIGTIVDLVNYKSLAYEYNIKVAHETLSMMSNGGQTSPSGSGNE, encoded by the coding sequence ATGGCTAATGTATTGAGACATCTTCCGGAATTGGAAGGAATGGAATTGGGTTATATTCAGGGCATCCTCAAAAATATGGATGACGAACAGGCAAGTCTTTTTGCCCAGGTTTATAGGGCGAGAAGAAAAGATAATCAGATGATATTGATCCTCTGTTTATTGGGCTTTTTTGGCTTTGCAGGTTTGCATAGGTTTATATTGGGTCAGATTGGACTTGGGATCTTGTATATCCTTACTTTGGGTCTTTGTTTTATAGGCACCATAGTTGACCTGGTGAATTACAAAAGCCTGGCTTATGAATACAATATCAAGGTAGCTCATGAAACCTTGTCTATGATGTCAAATGGTGGTCAAACTTCTCCAAGTGGCTCAGGAAATGAATAA
- a CDS encoding DUF4097 family beta strand repeat-containing protein, with product MNKAVYFITGILGMGILLSSCTVSEKTYTKDYEETFSDIKEIELDGRFLEVSYEGREGEPEVFMNAFLEVPESSGVDIKFRKSGSKLKIEVVGDATFSGWNFGSRFNGFISLIGPDEIKLNFTNTSGTIDVMHVKHDKIDLRVNSGSIKLSELEVDDMRLEASSGNISGEGLYGDIHAQVNSGQIRLSEVVGNIEAKGSSGNLRFENVEGRVDAKVNSGSIRLEGVKELGNLSATSGSIRADNSGLGPETKLNANSGSVQIQTYSNLEDFNFDLSASSGSVKVGDRDSGKNVKIDNGSAHTIKGSVSSGSIRINN from the coding sequence ATGAATAAAGCTGTTTATTTCATCACCGGAATTTTGGGTATGGGGATTTTATTAAGTTCCTGTACCGTATCTGAAAAGACCTATACCAAAGATTATGAGGAAACCTTCTCAGACATCAAAGAGATCGAATTGGATGGAAGATTTCTGGAAGTGTCTTATGAAGGCAGGGAAGGAGAACCTGAGGTTTTCATGAATGCCTTTCTGGAAGTCCCCGAAAGCAGCGGAGTGGATATCAAATTTAGGAAGTCCGGATCCAAACTGAAAATTGAAGTTGTAGGGGATGCTACCTTCAGTGGATGGAATTTTGGAAGTAGGTTCAATGGATTTATCAGCCTTATAGGTCCGGATGAAATCAAATTAAATTTCACCAATACTTCTGGTACCATTGATGTGATGCATGTCAAACATGACAAAATTGATTTAAGGGTAAATTCGGGCAGCATCAAATTGTCTGAATTGGAAGTGGATGATATGCGTTTGGAGGCAAGTTCCGGAAATATTAGTGGGGAAGGCTTATATGGGGATATCCATGCACAGGTAAATTCAGGTCAAATCCGTCTGTCGGAAGTGGTTGGTAATATAGAAGCGAAAGGAAGTTCGGGTAACCTGAGATTTGAAAATGTGGAGGGCAGGGTAGATGCAAAGGTAAACTCCGGGTCAATCAGGCTTGAAGGCGTGAAGGAATTAGGAAATTTGAGCGCTACTTCGGGAAGCATTAGGGCAGATAATTCAGGTTTGGGTCCTGAAACCAAACTGAATGCCAATTCAGGAAGTGTTCAGATTCAAACTTACTCCAATCTTGAAGACTTTAACTTTGACCTGAGTGCCTCAAGTGGTTCTGTAAAGGTAGGTGACAGGGACTCCGGCAAGAATGTAAAAATTGACAACGGTTCGGCCCACACCATCAAGGGAAGTGTAAGTAGTGGCAGTATCCGGATCAATAATTAA
- a CDS encoding VOC family protein — MPAVKTRPNKVLTSRMIANLFSDKLQESKEFYEKILDFKAEFESTWYINLKSKDGFLEIGLFPKDTDLIPSNYVQTTSGLNLAFVVNDLDEVYERALNMNATIVLKPEDEFYGQRRMLIEDPNGLLLDISSRIS; from the coding sequence ATGCCCGCAGTAAAAACTAGACCGAACAAGGTACTTACCTCAAGAATGATCGCTAACCTTTTTTCAGACAAACTCCAGGAAAGCAAAGAGTTCTATGAGAAAATCCTGGACTTCAAAGCAGAGTTCGAAAGTACCTGGTACATCAACCTCAAGTCCAAGGACGGATTCTTGGAAATCGGGCTTTTTCCAAAAGATACGGACCTGATTCCAAGTAATTATGTTCAAACCACCTCCGGACTCAACCTGGCTTTTGTAGTCAATGACCTTGACGAAGTCTATGAAAGGGCACTGAACATGAATGCCACTATCGTCCTTAAACCGGAAGATGAATTTTACGGACAAAGAAGGATGCTCATCGAGGACCCCAACGGTTTGCTCTTGGACATTTCATCAAGAATTTCATAA
- a CDS encoding Gfo/Idh/MocA family protein: protein MKKNFQVINRRDFLVKSALGAAGLALAPHILAQAKAAGKLRTVHIGLGAMGMEDLAAIASHPEVEVVGLCDVDSKMLERAKALYPKAKTYPDYRVMLKDMKNEFDAVVVSTPDHTHAPASLMAMEMNKAVYCQKPLTHHVTEARAMKKMAKEKNLVTQMGIQVHSFYDYKLATLLIQSGIIGKVHTVRAWSPKNWGFDGPEPTGSDPVPANLNWNLWLGTAPKRPYKEGYYHPGNWRKIMDFGCGTLGDMGVHIFDTPYNALQLDVPRTIRTECRQPTGFGFPENNIVTYEFPATPYTTETLKWVWYDGPGAPAEHEDLKLPNGDKLPEQGAMFMGEKGRLLLPHFMELPRWIVDGKYKEFDVKPFNLGNPVQDYNEESKKHYHQFVDACLGKGECTAPFEYSARLTETILLGVIAGKFPNETLHWDSKKARFAEKKANKFLGGKYRKF, encoded by the coding sequence ATGAAGAAAAATTTTCAGGTGATCAACCGTAGGGACTTTTTGGTAAAGTCCGCATTAGGAGCTGCAGGATTGGCTTTAGCTCCGCACATCCTGGCACAAGCCAAAGCAGCAGGCAAATTAAGAACGGTCCATATAGGCTTGGGTGCAATGGGCATGGAGGACCTGGCAGCCATTGCTTCACACCCCGAAGTGGAAGTCGTAGGTTTGTGCGATGTGGACAGCAAGATGCTGGAGCGGGCAAAGGCCCTTTATCCTAAAGCCAAGACTTATCCAGACTACAGAGTGATGTTGAAGGACATGAAAAATGAGTTTGATGCCGTGGTGGTATCCACCCCGGATCATACCCATGCTCCGGCATCCTTGATGGCAATGGAAATGAATAAAGCGGTCTATTGCCAAAAACCTCTAACCCACCATGTGACCGAAGCCAGGGCCATGAAAAAAATGGCCAAAGAAAAGAACCTGGTGACACAGATGGGGATTCAGGTGCATTCCTTTTATGATTATAAGTTGGCCACACTGCTGATCCAATCCGGGATTATAGGAAAAGTGCATACCGTAAGGGCATGGTCTCCCAAAAACTGGGGATTCGATGGACCTGAACCTACAGGAAGCGATCCCGTTCCAGCCAATTTGAACTGGAACCTGTGGTTGGGCACAGCCCCCAAACGCCCCTACAAGGAAGGGTATTACCATCCTGGCAACTGGAGGAAAATCATGGATTTTGGTTGCGGAACCCTGGGGGATATGGGTGTACATATTTTTGATACCCCTTACAACGCCCTGCAACTGGATGTGCCGCGTACCATCAGAACTGAATGCCGGCAACCCACGGGTTTTGGATTCCCAGAAAACAACATCGTCACTTATGAATTTCCCGCTACTCCTTACACCACCGAGACACTGAAGTGGGTATGGTATGATGGCCCTGGCGCTCCGGCGGAACACGAGGACCTGAAACTCCCCAATGGGGACAAACTACCAGAACAAGGTGCCATGTTCATGGGAGAAAAAGGGAGACTGCTCTTGCCACATTTCATGGAACTTCCCCGTTGGATTGTAGATGGAAAATACAAAGAATTTGATGTGAAGCCCTTCAATCTCGGCAATCCCGTGCAGGACTACAATGAGGAAAGCAAAAAACATTACCATCAGTTTGTGGATGCCTGTTTGGGCAAAGGGGAATGCACCGCGCCTTTTGAATACTCCGCACGACTAACCGAAACCATCCTTCTCGGGGTAATTGCAGGAAAGTTCCCGAATGAAACCCTCCATTGGGACAGCAAAAAAGCGCGGTTTGCCGAGAAAAAAGCCAATAAGTTCCTGGGCGGCAAGTACCGGAAATTCTAA
- a CDS encoding 3-keto-disaccharide hydrolase: protein MKKISFYLTAALLLGFGAAQAQEIPESEFTPLFNGKDLDGWVGNKTAYWAENGRIVIDPKGGGGGNLFTEREYGNFILRFEFLLTPGANNGLGIHAPLEGDAAYVGKEIQILDNEAEKYANLHDYQFHGSVYGVMPAKRGYLKAPGEWNQQEVFVQHPYIKVILNGTTILEGDYLEASKNGTLDQKEHPGLQRSKGHIGFLGHGDVVHFRNIRIKELPATNN from the coding sequence ATGAAGAAAATTAGCTTTTACCTCACAGCCGCTCTACTCCTTGGTTTTGGTGCTGCCCAAGCCCAGGAAATCCCGGAAAGTGAATTTACCCCCCTTTTCAACGGTAAAGACCTGGACGGATGGGTCGGCAATAAAACGGCTTACTGGGCTGAAAATGGCAGGATCGTCATTGACCCAAAAGGCGGTGGCGGAGGAAATCTTTTTACTGAAAGAGAATATGGCAATTTTATACTGAGATTTGAATTCCTTTTGACCCCAGGGGCTAACAATGGCCTTGGCATCCATGCACCTTTAGAAGGAGATGCCGCCTATGTGGGCAAAGAAATCCAGATCTTGGACAATGAGGCCGAGAAATATGCCAACTTGCATGACTACCAATTCCACGGTTCCGTTTATGGGGTGATGCCCGCCAAACGCGGCTATCTGAAAGCTCCGGGAGAATGGAACCAGCAAGAGGTCTTTGTCCAGCATCCCTATATCAAGGTGATCCTCAACGGTACCACCATTTTGGAAGGGGACTATTTGGAAGCCAGCAAAAACGGCACCTTGGACCAAAAAGAGCACCCAGGGCTTCAAAGAAGCAAGGGCCACATTGGGTTTTTGGGACATGGCGACGTAGTCCATTTCAGAAATATCAGAATCAAAGAATTACCGGCAACAAACAATTAA